One Polaribacter sp. KT25b DNA segment encodes these proteins:
- a CDS encoding alpha-isopropylmalate synthase regulatory domain-containing protein — MASRKIEIMDTTLRDGEQTSGVSFSVSEKLTIAKLLLEELKVDRLEIASARVSEGELEAVKKITSWATEQNFLDKIEVLTFVDGGKSIDWMLDAGAKVQNLLTKGSLNHLTHQLKKTPAEHFADIKATIDLAAKHDIKTNVYLEDWSNGMRNSKEYVFEYLDFLDTQNVERVLLPDTLGILTPDETFNFITEVRQKYPNSHIDFHGHNDYDLGVANVMEAVKAGANGLHLTINGMGERAGNAPMASVIAVINDFLKEVKVSVNETALNKVSKLVETFSGFRIPVNKPVVGANVFTQTAGIHADGDNKNNLYFNDLMPERFGRKRKYALGKTSGKANIQKNLQDLGISLNDEELKKVTQRIIELGDKKEVVSQEDLPYIISDVLDSDTIEKRVIVENYVLGHAKGMKPSTTLQLRVEGVLYEAHAQGDGQFDAFMNALRKLYKRHSKKDLPALIDYAVRIPPGSNSDALCETIITWRREKNEFITRGLDSDQTVSAIKATEKMLNII; from the coding sequence ATGGCGAGTAGAAAGATTGAAATAATGGATACGACACTGCGTGATGGCGAACAAACATCAGGCGTGTCGTTTTCAGTTTCCGAAAAATTAACAATCGCTAAATTATTACTGGAAGAATTAAAAGTAGATCGTCTAGAAATAGCTTCTGCAAGAGTTTCTGAAGGGGAATTAGAAGCGGTTAAAAAAATAACTTCTTGGGCTACTGAACAAAATTTTTTAGATAAAATTGAAGTGCTAACTTTTGTTGATGGAGGAAAATCTATCGATTGGATGCTAGATGCTGGCGCTAAAGTTCAGAATTTATTAACCAAAGGTTCTTTAAATCACTTAACACATCAGCTTAAAAAAACACCAGCAGAACATTTTGCAGATATCAAAGCAACTATTGATTTAGCTGCTAAACACGATATAAAAACCAATGTTTATTTAGAAGATTGGTCTAATGGAATGCGTAATTCTAAAGAATACGTTTTTGAATATTTAGATTTTTTAGATACTCAAAATGTAGAACGTGTTTTATTACCTGATACTTTAGGAATCTTAACTCCGGATGAAACTTTTAATTTTATTACAGAAGTTCGTCAAAAATATCCAAACTCTCACATCGATTTTCATGGTCATAATGATTATGATTTAGGTGTTGCAAATGTTATGGAAGCTGTAAAAGCAGGTGCAAATGGTTTGCATTTAACCATAAATGGGATGGGAGAACGTGCAGGAAATGCACCAATGGCAAGTGTAATTGCAGTTATTAACGACTTTTTAAAAGAGGTTAAAGTTTCTGTAAACGAAACAGCTTTAAATAAAGTAAGTAAGTTAGTAGAAACGTTTTCAGGATTTCGAATTCCGGTAAATAAACCAGTGGTTGGAGCAAATGTTTTTACACAAACAGCAGGAATTCATGCAGATGGAGATAATAAAAACAATCTTTATTTTAATGATTTAATGCCTGAACGTTTTGGTAGAAAACGTAAATATGCATTAGGAAAAACATCAGGAAAAGCAAATATCCAAAAGAACTTACAAGATTTAGGAATTAGTTTAAATGATGAAGAACTTAAAAAAGTTACCCAAAGAATTATTGAATTAGGAGATAAAAAAGAGGTGGTTTCTCAAGAAGATTTGCCTTATATTATTTCTGATGTTTTAGACAGTGACACCATTGAAAAACGTGTTATTGTAGAAAATTATGTGTTAGGACATGCAAAAGGAATGAAACCATCTACTACTTTACAATTAAGAGTTGAAGGTGTTTTGTACGAAGCACATGCACAAGGTGATGGTCAATTTGATGCGTTTATGAATGCATTGCGTAAATTGTATAAAAGACATAGCAAAAAAGATTTACCAGCTTTAATCGATTATGCAGTTAGAATTCCGCCAGGAAGTAATTCTGATGCTTTGTGTGAAACAATCATCACTTGGAGAAGAGAAAAAAACGAATTTATTACTCGTGGTTTAGATTCAGATCAAACAGTATCTGCAATTAAAGCTACAGAAAAAATGTTGAATATAATTTAA
- the leuD gene encoding 3-isopropylmalate dehydratase small subunit, producing MAYDKFDVLTSTAYPLPTENVDTDQIIPARFLKATERKDFDINFFRDWRFEQDGTPKADFPLNKEIYAGSKILVGGRNFGSGSSREHAAWSVYDFGLRCVISSAFADIFKGNCLNVGVLPVQVSPKFADTLFAAIMADPKTEIEVDLPNQKVTLVATGESESFVINTYKKDNMLNGFDDIDYLKNIENEISAFAETRPF from the coding sequence ATGGCTTACGATAAATTTGACGTACTAACAAGTACAGCATATCCTTTACCTACAGAAAATGTAGATACAGATCAAATAATTCCTGCTCGTTTCTTAAAAGCAACTGAGCGTAAAGATTTTGATATCAATTTTTTCCGTGATTGGAGATTTGAACAAGATGGAACACCAAAAGCAGATTTTCCTTTAAATAAAGAAATTTATGCAGGTTCTAAAATTTTAGTTGGAGGTAGAAACTTTGGTTCTGGTTCTTCTAGAGAGCATGCAGCTTGGTCTGTGTACGATTTTGGTTTACGTTGTGTAATTTCTTCTGCATTTGCAGATATTTTTAAAGGTAACTGTTTAAATGTAGGTGTTTTACCAGTACAGGTTTCGCCTAAATTTGCAGATACTTTATTTGCTGCAATTATGGCAGATCCTAAAACAGAAATAGAAGTTGATTTACCAAATCAGAAAGTAACTTTAGTTGCAACTGGCGAGTCGGAATCTTTTGTAATTAATACTTACAAAAAAGACAATATGTTAAACGGTTTTGATGATATTGATTATTTAAAAAACATCGAAAACGAAATTTCTGCATTTGCTGAAACAAGACCATTTTAA
- the leuC gene encoding 3-isopropylmalate dehydratase large subunit: MAKTLFDKVWDSHVVRSVKDGPDVFFIDRHFIHEVTSPVAFLGLESRGNSVVYPARTFATADHNTPTINQHLPVEDPLSANQLDALEKNAAKHGISHWGLGDLNNGIVHVVGPENGITLPGATIVCGDSHTSTHGAFGAIAFGIGTSEVEMVLSTQCIMQPKPMKMRINVNGKLGLGVTPKDVALYIISKQTTSGATGYFVEYAGDVFEDMTMEGRMTVCNLSIEMGARGGMIAPDAKTFEYIKGRSQTPKGADWDKAMKYWETLSTDEGAEFDVEFNYEASDIEPMITYGTNPGMGMGVTKSIPLAENVEGGVDTYKKSLGYMSFSEGDAMIGKEIDFVFLGSCTNGRIEDFRAFCSIVKGRQKADNVTAWLVPGSHKVVDQIQAEGLDKIITDAGFVLREPGCSACLAMNDDKIPAGKLSVSTSNRNFEGRQGPGSRTLLASPLVAAASAVEGVVTDPRTLLV, encoded by the coding sequence ATGGCAAAGACATTATTTGACAAAGTATGGGATTCACACGTGGTACGTAGTGTAAAAGACGGACCAGATGTGTTTTTTATAGACCGTCATTTCATCCATGAAGTTACAAGTCCTGTAGCTTTCTTAGGATTAGAAAGTAGAGGAAACAGTGTAGTATATCCTGCACGTACATTCGCAACTGCAGATCACAACACACCAACTATAAATCAACATTTACCAGTTGAAGATCCATTATCAGCAAATCAGTTAGATGCTTTAGAAAAAAATGCTGCAAAACATGGTATTTCTCACTGGGGTTTAGGTGATTTAAATAATGGAATTGTACACGTTGTAGGTCCAGAAAACGGAATTACATTACCTGGTGCAACAATTGTTTGTGGAGATTCACACACATCTACACATGGTGCTTTTGGTGCAATTGCCTTTGGTATTGGTACATCCGAAGTAGAAATGGTGTTGTCTACGCAATGTATTATGCAACCAAAACCTATGAAAATGCGTATCAACGTAAATGGTAAATTAGGTTTAGGAGTTACACCTAAAGATGTTGCTTTATACATTATTTCTAAACAAACTACTTCTGGAGCAACTGGGTATTTCGTAGAATATGCTGGTGATGTTTTTGAAGATATGACAATGGAAGGAAGAATGACAGTATGTAACTTATCTATTGAGATGGGTGCGCGTGGTGGAATGATTGCTCCAGATGCCAAAACATTTGAATATATTAAAGGCCGTTCTCAAACTCCTAAAGGAGCAGATTGGGACAAAGCAATGAAATATTGGGAAACTTTATCTACGGATGAAGGAGCAGAATTTGATGTAGAATTTAACTATGAAGCATCTGATATTGAGCCAATGATTACTTATGGTACAAACCCAGGAATGGGAATGGGTGTAACAAAATCGATCCCTTTAGCAGAAAATGTAGAAGGTGGAGTAGATACCTATAAAAAATCATTAGGTTATATGTCTTTCAGCGAAGGCGATGCTATGATTGGTAAAGAAATCGACTTTGTATTCTTAGGTTCTTGTACAAACGGACGTATAGAAGACTTTAGAGCATTTTGTTCTATTGTAAAAGGAAGACAAAAAGCAGACAATGTTACTGCTTGGTTAGTACCAGGATCTCACAAAGTAGTAGATCAAATTCAAGCAGAAGGATTAGATAAAATAATTACAGATGCCGGTTTTGTTTTAAGAGAACCAGGTTGTTCTGCTTGTTTGGCAATGAATGATGATAAAATTCCGGCAGGAAAATTATCAGTTTCTACATCAAACAGAAACTTTGAAGGAAGACAAGGACCAGGATCTAGAACATTATTAGCATCTCCATTAGTTGCTGCAGCATCTGCAGTAGAAGGTGTAGTTACAGACCCAAGAACTCTTTTGGTATAG
- a CDS encoding putative quinol monooxygenase, with product MKKTIIAHFNVKEAKTTAFLKITKALVKDSNTEIGCITYRFFKEIDRENNYVIYEKYDNESAIEIHNNSKHFQRFIEAVPALLTKEPIIEIF from the coding sequence ATGAAAAAAACAATTATTGCACATTTTAATGTAAAAGAAGCAAAAACAACTGCTTTTTTAAAAATAACAAAAGCATTAGTTAAAGATTCTAATACCGAAATCGGCTGCATTACTTATCGCTTTTTTAAAGAGATTGATAGAGAAAATAATTATGTAATCTACGAAAAATACGACAATGAAAGTGCTATAGAAATTCACAATAATTCTAAACATTTTCAACGTTTTATAGAAGCTGTTCCTGCATTGTTAACAAAAGAACCTATTATAGAAATTTTTTAA
- a CDS encoding phosphoglycolate phosphatase, with translation MNFTKKNLIIFDLDGTLINSIPDLTLAINKMLLHYHLSPLTIAELTPFVGNGAKPLVQRALNYTMKKQEVAETLVDEAFKIYLSAYKEVTCKNTFLYPEVLETLKYLDNKGYKMAICTNKPLNLIAPVLNGLKIKQFFKIWVGEDSLAEKKPSALPLLHIIKELNTSLEKSIMVGDSKNDILASQNANIESIGVSYGYNYNENIANYNPTIVVDDFAELQKLF, from the coding sequence TTGAATTTCACTAAAAAAAATCTTATAATATTCGACTTAGACGGAACACTTATTAACAGTATTCCTGATTTAACTTTAGCCATAAATAAAATGCTATTGCATTATCATTTATCTCCATTAACCATAGCAGAACTGACTCCATTTGTTGGTAACGGAGCAAAACCTTTAGTACAAAGAGCACTAAATTACACAATGAAAAAACAAGAAGTTGCTGAAACCTTAGTAGACGAAGCTTTTAAAATTTACCTTTCTGCTTACAAAGAAGTTACTTGTAAAAATACATTTTTATATCCAGAAGTATTAGAAACATTAAAATACCTAGATAATAAAGGGTACAAAATGGCAATTTGTACAAACAAACCACTCAACCTAATTGCACCTGTTTTAAACGGGTTAAAAATTAAACAATTCTTTAAAATTTGGGTTGGTGAAGATTCTTTAGCCGAAAAAAAACCAAGTGCTTTACCTCTTTTACACATCATAAAAGAACTAAATACAAGTCTAGAAAAAAGCATAATGGTTGGAGATTCTAAAAACGACATTCTTGCCAGTCAAAATGCAAACATAGAAAGTATTGGTGTTAGTTACGGGTATAACTACAATGAAAATATAGCCAATTACAATCCTACTATAGTTGTGGATGACTTTGCCGAATTACAAAAACTTTTTTAA
- a CDS encoding DUF1566 domain-containing protein yields the protein MRPYFILILLWLSLPILAQQNTNHLTATIIGSGSPKFNRERSGPSVLISYKNTQILVDMGNGTQANLDKNNTKIRRIDGLLFTHHHLDHNEEFTPIFIQSLLGGNKTFIYGPEPTSKMVNNILDTYKADINYRLSKSGRNLESATKNSIYKDLKGNESFSIGDIKITCTPVNHTIATLAYRFDVGNESIVISGDLTYSKSLPILAKNADYLIIDSGGAIQMGSKPRTNNNQNNKKNTQKAHVNLDESSRMAKEANVKNLVLTHFNFTDIDEAATTSEIRKNYNGNIFFAKDLMEIPIDKSTIIESKTTQKSSYPIVDTNVKNYYSDVENISKPLENDPFYGQDAHYIGNSPSYTDNNDNTITDNITGLMWQKDMGEKMTFDEAFTKANSSTLGGYSDWRIPTIKELYSLILFTGEVKGEHAIKMFIDTAYFNQPLGNVNANEREIDAQTWSATEYVGKTMNADATVFGVNFVDGRIKGYPKYNPRTKSENKMYFRMVRGNTAYGNNNFVDNNDGTISDLATGLMWQKADDGIGKDWEISLSYAENLELASHSDWRLPNAKELQSIVDYTRSLQTMNSAAINPVFETTEIKDPNGNKQYPYFWTSTTHLDGRNPNASAVYIAFGEAQGKMRNKVMDVHGAGAQRSDPKSGVKENYPEYFGPQGDVRYVYNYVRAVRDIKPTTKIDTKTATIKTTQAKKQNKQKPARNNNTPPKFSELLEKMDSNNDQKLSKNEVKGRLKENFDKRDKNGDGFITEDEISKRGN from the coding sequence ATGAGACCATATTTTATTTTAATCTTACTTTGGTTAAGTTTACCAATATTAGCGCAACAAAACACCAATCATTTAACCGCAACAATTATAGGTTCTGGTTCCCCAAAATTTAATAGAGAACGCTCTGGGCCATCTGTATTAATATCATACAAAAACACACAGATTTTAGTAGATATGGGAAATGGAACCCAAGCCAATTTAGATAAAAATAATACCAAAATAAGGAGAATTGATGGTTTATTATTTACGCATCACCATTTAGATCATAACGAAGAATTTACACCTATTTTTATTCAATCGCTTTTGGGAGGAAATAAGACTTTTATTTATGGTCCTGAACCAACATCAAAAATGGTCAACAATATTTTAGATACTTATAAAGCTGATATTAATTATAGACTTTCTAAATCTGGAAGAAATTTAGAAAGCGCCACCAAAAATAGTATTTATAAAGATTTAAAAGGAAATGAATCTTTTTCTATTGGAGATATTAAAATTACGTGCACACCAGTAAATCATACCATTGCTACGTTGGCATATCGTTTTGATGTTGGCAATGAATCTATTGTAATTTCTGGAGATTTAACCTATTCTAAATCCTTACCTATTTTGGCTAAAAATGCCGATTACTTAATTATAGACTCTGGTGGAGCGATACAAATGGGATCAAAACCAAGAACAAATAACAACCAAAATAATAAAAAGAACACGCAAAAAGCACATGTAAATTTGGATGAAAGTTCGCGAATGGCAAAAGAAGCTAATGTTAAAAATTTAGTGCTAACACACTTTAATTTTACAGATATTGATGAAGCTGCTACAACATCAGAAATTAGAAAGAACTATAACGGAAACATTTTTTTCGCAAAAGATTTAATGGAAATTCCTATAGATAAAAGCACTATAATCGAAAGTAAAACAACTCAAAAATCTTCATACCCAATTGTAGATACCAATGTAAAAAACTATTATTCTGATGTAGAAAACATTTCTAAACCATTAGAAAATGACCCTTTTTATGGTCAAGATGCTCATTATATAGGGAACTCACCATCTTACACAGATAATAATGATAATACAATAACCGACAATATTACTGGCTTAATGTGGCAAAAAGATATGGGAGAAAAAATGACTTTTGATGAAGCTTTTACCAAAGCAAATTCTAGTACTTTAGGCGGCTATTCAGATTGGAGAATTCCAACTATAAAAGAACTTTATTCCCTTATTTTGTTCACAGGAGAAGTAAAAGGTGAACACGCTATTAAAATGTTTATTGATACAGCATATTTTAATCAGCCTTTAGGAAATGTAAATGCTAATGAACGAGAAATTGACGCACAAACGTGGAGTGCAACTGAATATGTTGGTAAAACAATGAATGCTGATGCAACTGTTTTTGGTGTTAATTTTGTTGATGGAAGAATTAAAGGATACCCAAAATACAACCCAAGAACTAAAAGTGAAAATAAAATGTATTTTAGAATGGTTCGTGGAAATACTGCGTATGGTAATAATAATTTTGTTGATAATAATGACGGAACGATCAGTGATTTAGCAACAGGTTTAATGTGGCAAAAAGCAGATGATGGAATTGGTAAAGATTGGGAAATCTCTTTGTCTTATGCAGAAAATTTAGAACTTGCATCTCATTCTGATTGGCGTTTACCAAATGCCAAAGAATTACAAAGTATAGTTGATTATACAAGATCTTTACAAACCATGAATTCTGCTGCCATCAATCCTGTTTTTGAAACTACAGAAATTAAAGATCCAAATGGAAATAAACAATATCCTTATTTCTGGACAAGCACAACACATTTAGATGGAAGAAATCCGAATGCAAGTGCAGTTTACATTGCCTTTGGTGAAGCACAAGGAAAAATGAGAAATAAAGTAATGGATGTTCATGGCGCAGGCGCTCAAAGAAGCGATCCTAAAAGTGGAGTGAAAGAAAATTATCCTGAATATTTTGGACCACAGGGTGATGTGAGATATGTTTATAATTACGTAAGAGCGGTTAGAGATATAAAACCAACTACAAAAATTGATACAAAAACGGCAACAATAAAAACAACACAAGCAAAAAAACAAAATAAACAAAAACCTGCTAGAAATAATAATACACCTCCTAAGTTTTCTGAATTGTTAGAAAAAATGGATTCCAATAATGATCAAAAACTTAGTAAAAACGAAGTAAAAGGTAGACTGAAAGAGAACTTTGACAAAAGAGATAAAAATGGAGATGGTTTTATAACTGAAGACGAAATATCAAAAAGGGGAAATTAA
- a CDS encoding 1-phosphofructokinase family hexose kinase, translating to MKVVTLTINPALDKSAKVAEMIPFDKLDCLDITYHPGGGGINISRVLHRLAIESHCVFPYGGKTGEHLIELLQEERVFVYSTPISVWTRENFAVFENKTNLQYRFGMPTESFKEDEMENVERLINEQVATDDIFVISGSLPKGLPTDYYSKIIKNLKAKGVKVIVDTSGPVFSEVLKNELFLIKPNQKELARLAGKESLSKEEREAFAMKLVTSNVSKYVVVSLGKDGAFMAHKDGIEYVAAPEISVKSTIGAGDSMVAGLIYAIVKNETPKNMLRWGVACGVSATLSEGSYLAHKVHIDQVLKKI from the coding sequence ATGAAAGTAGTTACGCTTACCATAAATCCGGCTTTAGATAAAAGTGCAAAAGTTGCAGAAATGATACCTTTTGATAAATTAGATTGTTTAGATATAACATATCATCCTGGAGGTGGAGGAATTAATATTTCTAGAGTTTTACATCGATTAGCCATAGAAAGTCATTGTGTGTTTCCTTATGGCGGTAAAACTGGTGAGCATTTAATAGAATTATTACAAGAAGAGCGCGTATTTGTTTATTCGACTCCAATATCTGTTTGGACAAGAGAAAATTTTGCAGTTTTTGAAAACAAAACTAATTTGCAATATAGATTCGGAATGCCAACAGAATCTTTTAAGGAAGATGAAATGGAAAATGTAGAAAGATTGATAAACGAGCAAGTGGCAACAGACGATATTTTTGTAATTAGTGGTAGTTTACCAAAAGGATTACCTACAGATTATTATTCTAAAATAATTAAAAATTTAAAAGCAAAAGGAGTAAAAGTTATTGTGGATACTTCTGGTCCTGTTTTTAGTGAAGTTTTAAAAAACGAGTTATTTTTAATAAAACCAAATCAAAAAGAATTGGCACGTTTGGCAGGTAAAGAATCTTTGTCTAAAGAAGAGCGTGAGGCATTTGCTATGAAATTAGTAACTTCAAATGTGTCAAAATATGTGGTAGTTTCTTTAGGAAAAGACGGTGCATTTATGGCGCATAAAGACGGAATAGAATATGTGGCCGCTCCAGAAATTTCTGTAAAAAGTACTATTGGCGCAGGAGACAGTATGGTTGCAGGTTTAATTTACGCAATTGTAAAAAACGAAACTCCAAAAAATATGTTACGTTGGGGAGTTGCTTGTGGCGTTTCTGCAACTTTAAGTGAAGGTTCATATTTAGCGCATAAAGTTCATATTGATCAGGTTTTAAAAAAAATATAA
- a CDS encoding class I SAM-dependent methyltransferase translates to MTDSEKSIKKKKKPWPTKDAMEQIYELKLWGDNKTKFYSGSGSHQPEILNPYLDVVIAFLISFKNPITVCDLGCGDFNVGKKLVKHAKKLIAVDIVSELIDYNKEKFKEEKLDFLCLDIAKDDLPKADCVILRQVLQHLSNKEIKNIVHKLTDFKYVIITEHIPLGDFMPNKDIISGQGIRIKKQSGVNLLQPPFNLKIKREKELLVTKLKDNKGVIVTALYQNF, encoded by the coding sequence ATGACAGATAGTGAAAAATCAATCAAAAAAAAGAAAAAACCTTGGCCTACTAAAGATGCTATGGAGCAGATTTATGAATTAAAACTTTGGGGAGATAATAAAACTAAATTTTACTCAGGATCAGGATCTCATCAACCAGAAATATTAAATCCATATTTAGATGTTGTTATTGCATTTTTAATTTCTTTTAAAAATCCTATAACTGTTTGCGATTTGGGGTGTGGTGATTTTAATGTTGGTAAAAAATTAGTAAAACATGCTAAAAAGTTGATAGCTGTAGATATTGTTTCTGAGCTAATAGATTATAATAAAGAAAAGTTTAAAGAAGAGAAATTAGATTTTCTTTGTTTAGATATTGCAAAAGACGATTTACCTAAAGCAGATTGTGTTATTTTAAGACAAGTTTTGCAGCATTTGTCAAATAAAGAAATTAAAAATATTGTACATAAACTAACTGATTTTAAATATGTTATTATAACAGAACATATTCCTTTAGGAGATTTTATGCCAAATAAAGATATTATTTCTGGACAAGGAATTAGAATTAAAAAACAAAGTGGTGTAAATTTATTGCAACCACCTTTTAATTTAAAAATAAAAAGAGAAAAGGAATTATTAGTTACTAAATTAAAGGATAATAAAGGGGTAATTGTAACTGCTTTATATCAGAATTTTTGA
- a CDS encoding lipopolysaccharide assembly protein LapB produces the protein MKKILYLLITLLLLTNCTSQKNSEDFIKNASGRYLFNADEVIEIYFKEHILYAKWRGNENIKPLKVTDNSFYMKALNEKMIFVEKPEMHIELAPKTEHDGIIYHFRKMKIDEKTPSEYFKDKDYKKALTAFLEIKKQDSLSPIIKENKINSLGYNYLRKNNIEAALEVFKINVALHPEKSNVYDSLGEAYLRNKDTLNAAINFKKALSINPENRSAKRFLTKVTK, from the coding sequence ATGAAAAAAATTTTATATCTACTAATTACCCTACTTTTATTGACTAATTGTACCTCTCAAAAAAACTCTGAAGATTTTATAAAAAACGCTTCTGGACGCTATTTATTTAATGCCGACGAAGTAATAGAAATCTATTTTAAAGAGCATATATTATACGCAAAATGGCGAGGAAACGAAAACATTAAACCTTTAAAAGTAACAGACAACTCTTTCTACATGAAAGCATTAAATGAAAAAATGATATTTGTAGAAAAACCAGAAATGCATATAGAATTAGCTCCTAAAACAGAACACGATGGCATTATTTATCATTTTAGAAAAATGAAGATTGATGAAAAAACGCCAAGTGAATATTTTAAAGACAAAGATTATAAAAAGGCATTAACCGCTTTTTTAGAAATTAAAAAACAAGATTCTTTAAGTCCCATTATTAAAGAAAATAAAATAAATAGTCTTGGATATAATTATTTGAGAAAAAACAACATTGAAGCTGCTCTTGAAGTTTTTAAAATAAATGTTGCTTTACACCCAGAAAAATCGAATGTTTACGATAGTTTAGGCGAAGCTTATTTACGTAATAAAGATACTTTAAATGCAGCAATTAATTTTAAAAAGGCCTTATCTATAAATCCAGAAAACAGAAGTGCTAAGCGATTTTTAACTAAAGTTACCAAGTAA
- a CDS encoding YfiT family bacillithiol transferase, whose translation MDLETLKYPIGKATIPTHISKKHIADWLIVLETFPQNLEFLTRELSENQLDTPYRENGWNIRQVIHHCFDSHLNSYIRFKWTLTEDKPIIKAYFEDRWADLQDSKTAPIFLSIDGLKALHAKWIYLLKELNNDDLERYFIHPESNEKVTLKENIGMYAWHCNHHFAHIEQLMIRKGWKE comes from the coding sequence ATGGATTTAGAAACCTTAAAATATCCGATAGGAAAAGCAACTATTCCAACACATATCAGCAAAAAACATATAGCAGATTGGCTTATTGTTTTAGAAACTTTCCCTCAAAATTTAGAGTTTTTAACACGTGAATTATCAGAAAACCAACTAGATACTCCTTACAGAGAAAATGGCTGGAATATAAGGCAAGTTATACATCATTGTTTCGACAGTCATCTAAACTCTTACATTAGATTTAAATGGACTTTAACAGAAGATAAACCAATTATTAAAGCTTATTTTGAAGATCGTTGGGCAGATTTACAAGATTCTAAAACAGCTCCTATTTTCTTATCTATTGATGGATTAAAAGCGCTACATGCTAAATGGATTTATCTTTTAAAAGAGTTGAATAACGATGATTTAGAACGCTATTTTATTCATCCAGAAAGTAATGAAAAAGTTACTTTAAAAGAAAACATTGGTATGTATGCTTGGCATTGCAATCATCATTTTGCTCATATAGAACAGTTGATGATTCGCAAAGGATGGAAAGAATAA
- a CDS encoding tRNA-binding protein, with protein MNEEISFENFLKVDIRIATIIEVNDFKKARKPAYQLKLDFGALGIKKSSAQITDLYTKEELLNKKVAAIINFKPRQIANFMSECLILGVYNIDENVVLLQASKSVKNGEKVS; from the coding sequence ATGAATGAAGAAATTTCTTTTGAAAATTTTTTAAAAGTTGATATTAGAATAGCAACAATTATAGAAGTTAACGATTTTAAAAAAGCTAGAAAACCAGCCTATCAATTAAAGTTAGATTTTGGAGCTTTAGGCATTAAAAAATCGAGTGCACAAATAACAGATTTATATACCAAAGAAGAATTACTAAATAAAAAAGTTGCTGCAATTATCAATTTTAAACCAAGACAAATTGCTAATTTTATGAGCGAATGTTTGATTTTAGGTGTTTACAATATCGATGAAAATGTGGTTTTATTACAAGCTTCTAAAAGCGTTAAAAATGGAGAGAAAGTTAGTTAG
- a CDS encoding YqaE/Pmp3 family membrane protein has protein sequence MSFFRVLFAIIFPPLSVIDKGCGSFFIIFLLTLCGWIPGVIGALVILNNPKN, from the coding sequence ATGAGTTTCTTTAGAGTTTTATTCGCAATAATTTTTCCACCATTATCTGTTATTGATAAAGGTTGTGGATCTTTCTTTATCATTTTTTTGTTAACACTTTGTGGATGGATTCCAGGTGTTATTGGTGCTTTGGTAATTCTTAATAATCCGAAAAATTAA